From Streptomyces yatensis, one genomic window encodes:
- a CDS encoding TrmH family RNA methyltransferase codes for MIDDEAAQAVRHWRATAPETVLLDGFHALKHALRFGADVRAAVTSDKAAAVELAEGLADDLTETIADLLVEVEAGTLRDLVPRVHPTRVAALAVRRGRQGNLDELSRRPRTAPVVVLDNPRNLGNVGAVVRLAAGFGATGVVTTGDIDPWHPNAVRSGAGLHFATAVERLPGDALPEGPLYVLDAEGEDIRSVTIPDDALLAFGSERHGISPELRKRATRLVALPMRPQVSSYNLATSVAMALFHWGGPDRPA; via the coding sequence ATGATCGATGACGAGGCCGCGCAGGCCGTACGGCACTGGCGCGCGACGGCCCCCGAGACCGTCCTGCTCGACGGCTTCCACGCGCTGAAACACGCGCTGCGGTTCGGAGCGGACGTGCGCGCCGCGGTTACCAGCGACAAGGCGGCCGCCGTGGAACTCGCCGAGGGCCTCGCCGACGATCTCACCGAGACGATCGCGGATCTCCTGGTGGAGGTGGAGGCCGGGACCCTGCGCGATCTGGTGCCCCGGGTGCACCCCACACGGGTCGCCGCCTTGGCGGTACGGCGCGGCCGGCAGGGCAATCTGGACGAGCTGTCCAGGCGGCCCCGGACTGCCCCGGTGGTCGTCCTGGACAACCCCCGCAACCTGGGGAACGTCGGTGCCGTGGTCCGGCTCGCCGCGGGCTTCGGGGCCACCGGCGTGGTCACCACCGGCGATATCGATCCCTGGCATCCGAACGCCGTGCGGTCCGGCGCCGGGCTCCACTTCGCCACCGCGGTCGAGCGGCTGCCGGGCGACGCCCTCCCGGAGGGGCCGCTGTATGTGCTGGACGCGGAGGGGGAGGACATCCGGTCCGTGACCATCCCCGATGACGCGCTGCTGGCCTTCGGCTCCGAACGGCACGGGATCTCGCCGGAGCTGCGGAAGCGGGCCACCAGGCTGGTGGCCCTTCCCATGCGGCCACAGGTCTCCAGCTACAACCTGGCCACCAGCGTGGCCATGGCCCTCTTCCACTGGGGTGGCCCTGATCGGCCGGCCTGA
- the paaN gene encoding phenylacetic acid degradation protein PaaN, translating to MTAALTTAQLTQEHRPTLDQALEAIRTRAYWSPHPEHPKAYGGEGESGRPSLSVAEGQAAFEALRGRRIELDQPGTDGWTGSEVSPFGVEMGMEYPHPDLDVLLPAMRAGMSAWREAGPETRAMVCLEILARIGARSHEFAQAVMHTSGQAYMMAFQAGGPHAQDRGLEAVAYAFAEQTRTPGAADWSKPQGKRDPLRLRKTFTAVPRGIALLIGCNTFPTWNGYPGLFASLATGNPVLVKPHPQAVLPLALTVQVAREVLKEAGFSPDLVALAAERPDEGIAKILAVRPEIRIIDYTGSTAFGDWLETHARQAQVFTEKAGVNTVVIDSTDDYQGMLANLAFSLSLYSGQMCTTPQNLLIPRDGITTDAGPKTYDEVVADLAAAVDGLLGDDARASALLGAIVGPRVQERLEAAPGLGAVALASRTVTHPDFPGATVRTPLMVKADGARKFWEGADADAPYLSECFGPVSFAVAVDSTQDAVALLRRTTRDKGAMTVGAYTSSPEAERLIEEACLEECAQLSLNLTGGVYVNQTAAFSDYHGSGGNPSANATLCDGAFVAGRFRMIEVRRPAE from the coding sequence GTGACCGCCGCACTCACCACCGCGCAGTTGACGCAAGAACACCGCCCCACCCTCGACCAGGCCCTGGAGGCGATTCGTACCCGCGCCTATTGGTCCCCGCACCCCGAGCACCCGAAGGCTTACGGCGGCGAGGGCGAGAGCGGGCGCCCGAGCCTGAGCGTCGCCGAGGGCCAGGCGGCGTTCGAGGCGCTGCGCGGCCGGCGCATCGAGCTGGACCAGCCGGGCACCGATGGCTGGACGGGCTCCGAAGTCTCGCCGTTCGGCGTCGAGATGGGCATGGAGTATCCGCATCCGGACCTCGATGTGCTCCTCCCGGCGATGCGGGCGGGGATGTCCGCCTGGCGGGAGGCCGGCCCGGAGACGCGGGCCATGGTGTGTCTGGAGATCCTGGCCAGGATCGGCGCCCGGTCGCATGAGTTCGCCCAGGCCGTCATGCACACCAGTGGTCAGGCGTACATGATGGCCTTCCAGGCAGGCGGCCCCCACGCCCAGGACCGCGGCCTGGAGGCGGTGGCTTACGCGTTCGCCGAGCAGACCCGCACCCCCGGCGCCGCGGACTGGTCCAAGCCGCAGGGCAAGCGCGACCCGCTGCGCCTGCGCAAGACGTTCACGGCCGTCCCGCGCGGCATCGCGCTGCTGATCGGCTGCAACACCTTCCCGACGTGGAACGGCTATCCGGGGCTCTTCGCCTCGCTCGCCACCGGCAATCCGGTGCTGGTCAAGCCCCACCCCCAGGCCGTGCTGCCGCTGGCGCTGACCGTCCAGGTGGCGCGGGAGGTGCTGAAGGAGGCGGGGTTCAGCCCGGATCTGGTGGCGCTGGCCGCCGAGCGGCCGGACGAGGGGATCGCCAAGATCCTCGCCGTCCGCCCCGAGATCCGCATCATCGACTACACGGGCTCGACCGCCTTCGGCGACTGGCTGGAGACCCATGCCCGCCAGGCCCAGGTCTTCACCGAGAAGGCGGGGGTCAACACGGTGGTGATCGACTCCACCGACGACTACCAGGGCATGCTGGCCAACCTGGCGTTCTCGCTGTCCCTCTACAGCGGCCAGATGTGCACCACCCCGCAGAATCTGCTGATCCCCCGGGACGGCATCACCACCGACGCCGGCCCCAAGACCTACGACGAGGTGGTGGCCGACCTGGCGGCGGCGGTGGACGGGCTGCTGGGCGACGACGCCCGGGCGAGTGCGCTGCTGGGCGCGATCGTGGGCCCGCGGGTCCAGGAGCGGCTGGAGGCCGCGCCCGGCCTGGGCGCGGTCGCCCTGGCCTCGCGCACGGTGACCCACCCCGACTTCCCGGGCGCCACGGTGCGTACGCCGCTGATGGTCAAGGCGGACGGCGCCCGCAAGTTCTGGGAGGGGGCCGACGCTGACGCGCCCTATCTGTCCGAGTGCTTCGGCCCGGTCTCCTTCGCCGTCGCCGTCGACTCCACACAGGACGCGGTCGCGCTGCTGCGCCGGACCACCCGGGACAAGGGCGCGATGACGGTCGGCGCGTACACCTCCTCACCGGAGGCGGAGCGGCTGATCGAGGAGGCGTGCCTGGAGGAGTGCGCCCAGCTGTCGCTCAATCTGACCGGCGGGGTGTATGTGAACCAGACCGCGGCCTTCTCGGACTACCACGGCTCGGGCGGCAACCCGTCGGCCAACGCCACGCTGTGCGACGGGGCGTTCGTGGCCGGCCGCTTCCGGATGATCGAGGTCCGCCGCCCGGCGGAGTAA
- a CDS encoding DUF5819 family protein — MAGLGMAGTEPEPEPEPTEPEPESTEPKPDDDVAAPLAALSLPAQLIIAVGIAVAAVAAAIHVSAAFLAVSPPNTLTKRHGAAIDDYIYPEFERVWKLFAPNPLQQNISVQARAEIRTREGGTATTGWRDLSAQDGAAIRHNPLPSHTQQNELRRAWEFYVGSHDAQERPQGMRGSLSEQYIRRIVMLRFGPEEDGGAVERIQVRSATTPVAPPSWSDEKIDTKTIYRTLPWWTVTTDDIPEAKSR, encoded by the coding sequence ATGGCGGGGCTGGGCATGGCCGGGACGGAGCCGGAACCGGAACCGGAACCGACGGAACCGGAACCGGAGTCGACGGAGCCGAAGCCGGACGACGACGTGGCGGCACCGCTCGCCGCGCTCTCCCTGCCCGCCCAGCTGATCATCGCGGTGGGCATCGCGGTCGCCGCCGTCGCCGCCGCGATCCACGTCTCGGCGGCCTTTCTCGCCGTCTCACCGCCCAACACCCTCACCAAGCGGCACGGCGCGGCGATCGACGACTACATCTATCCGGAGTTCGAACGGGTCTGGAAGCTCTTCGCCCCCAACCCGCTCCAGCAGAACATCTCCGTCCAGGCCCGCGCCGAGATCCGCACCCGCGAGGGCGGCACCGCGACCACCGGCTGGCGCGACCTCTCGGCCCAGGACGGGGCGGCCATCCGCCACAACCCGCTGCCCAGCCACACCCAGCAGAACGAGCTGCGCCGCGCCTGGGAGTTCTACGTCGGCTCGCACGACGCGCAGGAGCGGCCGCAGGGCATGCGCGGCAGCCTCTCCGAGCAGTACATCCGCCGGATCGTGATGCTCCGCTTCGGCCCCGAGGAGGACGGCGGCGCCGTGGAGCGAATACAGGTGCGCTCCGCGACCACTCCGGTGGCCCCGCCGTCCTGGAGCGACGAGAAGATCGACACCAAGACGATCTACCGGACGCTGCCGTGGTGGACGGTGACCACCGACGACATCCCGGAGGCGAAGAGCCGGTGA
- a CDS encoding HTTM domain-containing protein — MTPSARLQTAVAHGYARVTGAALGPRQSAAVRIGFSFTWLLFLVREWPYRRELYGPDGPWNWDMAARLIDGNRAFSALMWSDGGVWFEAVYALALVSSALLLMGWRTRTMSVLFMIGVLSLQNRSIFVGDGGDNLIHLMSMYLVLTRCGQVWSLDARRAARQADRERPPRDTTGIVLWAVTGTALLWVQLFTDARLSVISDGPLPGLGWATVLWGLWIVQAGWWLVQRYAPGEPRTVLDALANVAHNGTLVVIMAEVCLLYATAGWYKIQGSRWQDGTALYYPLHLDYFSPWPGLTDLMASSGTLVMVLTYGTVIVQVAFPFTLLNRRAKNVMLVLLMLEHLGIAVMLGLPFFSLAVIAADSVFLPTNFLRWAEGPLGRARDRLTARAVRLPGQRVRESDGKPAADTLVRWGNDR; from the coding sequence GTGACCCCCTCCGCCCGCCTCCAGACCGCCGTGGCGCACGGCTACGCCCGCGTCACCGGAGCCGCGCTCGGCCCCCGGCAGAGCGCCGCGGTGCGCATCGGCTTCTCCTTCACCTGGCTCCTCTTCCTGGTGCGCGAATGGCCGTACCGCCGGGAGCTGTACGGGCCGGACGGTCCGTGGAACTGGGACATGGCCGCGCGGCTGATCGACGGCAACCGCGCCTTCAGCGCGCTCATGTGGTCCGACGGCGGGGTGTGGTTCGAGGCCGTCTACGCCCTCGCCCTCGTCTCCAGCGCGCTGCTGCTGATGGGCTGGCGCACCCGCACCATGTCCGTGCTGTTCATGATCGGGGTGCTGTCGCTGCAGAACCGCTCCATCTTCGTGGGGGACGGCGGCGACAATCTCATCCATCTGATGTCGATGTACCTGGTGCTGACCCGGTGCGGTCAGGTGTGGTCGCTGGACGCGCGCCGGGCGGCCCGGCAGGCGGACCGGGAGCGGCCGCCGCGCGATACCACCGGCATCGTGCTGTGGGCCGTCACCGGGACCGCCCTGCTCTGGGTGCAGCTGTTCACCGACGCCCGGCTCTCCGTGATCTCCGACGGCCCGCTGCCCGGGCTGGGCTGGGCCACCGTGCTGTGGGGGCTGTGGATCGTCCAGGCCGGCTGGTGGCTCGTCCAGCGCTACGCACCGGGGGAGCCGCGCACCGTTCTGGACGCGCTCGCCAATGTGGCGCACAACGGCACCCTGGTGGTGATCATGGCCGAGGTGTGTCTGCTGTACGCCACGGCCGGCTGGTACAAGATCCAGGGCTCGCGCTGGCAGGACGGTACCGCCCTCTACTACCCGCTGCATCTGGACTACTTCTCGCCCTGGCCGGGGCTGACCGACCTCATGGCCTCCAGCGGCACCCTGGTGATGGTGCTGACCTACGGCACGGTCATCGTCCAGGTGGCCTTTCCGTTCACCCTGCTCAACCGGCGGGCCAAGAACGTGATGCTGGTCCTGCTGATGCTGGAACACCTCGGCATCGCCGTGATGCTGGGGCTGCCCTTCTTCTCGCTCGCCGTGATCGCGGCGGACTCGGTCTTCCTGCCGACGAACTTCCTGCGCTGGGCCGAGGGGCCGCTGGGCCGGGCCCGGGACCGGCTGACGGCGCGCGCGGTGCGGCTGCCGGGGCAGCGGGTGCGGGAGAGCGACGGGAAACCCGCGGCCGACACCCTCGTACGCTGGGGGAATGATCGATGA